Proteins from one Salinispora arenicola genomic window:
- a CDS encoding MFS transporter: protein MTLATGSPVRAWVGGPSHRLYSVVVFVLLASLDNVAIGLVPPLYGSIAAALDVPQRLLGLVTAANFLVSAVAAVGWAYVGDRTNRKPLLMVGTLIWAFGTGGSAVAGSYPTFLTAQLVGAVGLGAVGSVGFSVVTDLISPRRRGLVMSFWGLSQGVGTLAGTLVGGLLGAADWRRPFLTLTVVGLGATAAYLFTYDIQRGQSEPELADRLAGGAEYDHRISRADLPRILGRRTNRWLILQGLTAQAAFGSLVWLPVLFTERAEAQGYSAATAVVVGSVFATLFQLGGVFSIVGGLVGDALQRRTPSGRALVAAVGILAALPFYLVLFFVPIRIDVPDGAGSGAIVRAVLASVLTEPTVGLSLLAALLALALTSANSPNWFALIADVNPPEHRGTVYSLGNLVNGVGRAAGNGLVGVAFHGLRAAFPPPLNYAVGLAAFQLFFVPTGIMYWLAARSSPRDIAAVRVLLRIRAKRMS from the coding sequence ATGACCTTGGCCACCGGCAGTCCGGTACGGGCGTGGGTCGGTGGCCCTTCGCACCGGCTCTACAGCGTCGTAGTGTTCGTGCTGCTGGCCTCCCTGGACAACGTGGCGATCGGCCTGGTGCCCCCGCTGTACGGTTCGATCGCTGCCGCCCTCGACGTACCGCAGCGCCTGCTTGGCCTGGTCACTGCGGCCAACTTCCTGGTCAGCGCGGTGGCCGCGGTGGGCTGGGCGTACGTCGGGGACCGCACCAACCGTAAGCCGCTGCTCATGGTCGGCACGTTGATCTGGGCCTTCGGCACCGGTGGCAGCGCGGTGGCGGGAAGCTATCCGACCTTCCTGACCGCCCAACTCGTCGGTGCGGTCGGGCTCGGTGCGGTCGGCTCGGTCGGCTTCTCGGTGGTCACCGATCTGATCTCACCTCGCCGGCGAGGACTGGTGATGAGCTTCTGGGGGCTGTCGCAGGGCGTCGGTACGCTGGCCGGAACCCTGGTGGGTGGCCTGCTTGGGGCGGCGGACTGGCGACGCCCGTTCCTGACGCTCACCGTCGTGGGCCTCGGCGCCACCGCGGCGTACCTGTTCACCTATGACATCCAGCGCGGGCAGAGCGAACCGGAGTTGGCCGACCGGTTGGCCGGTGGGGCCGAGTACGACCACCGGATCAGCCGGGCCGACCTGCCGCGGATTCTCGGCCGACGGACGAACCGTTGGCTGATCCTGCAAGGGCTTACCGCGCAGGCCGCGTTCGGCTCGCTGGTGTGGTTGCCGGTGCTCTTCACTGAACGGGCCGAGGCCCAGGGTTACTCGGCCGCCACGGCGGTTGTGGTGGGCAGCGTCTTCGCCACCCTGTTCCAGTTGGGCGGTGTCTTCTCCATTGTGGGGGGGCTGGTCGGTGATGCCCTGCAACGCCGTACCCCGTCCGGCCGGGCGTTGGTCGCCGCGGTCGGGATCCTCGCGGCGCTCCCGTTCTATCTGGTGCTCTTCTTCGTTCCGATTCGCATTGACGTGCCGGACGGAGCCGGCTCGGGTGCCATTGTCCGAGCCGTGCTGGCGAGTGTCCTGACCGAGCCGACGGTCGGACTGAGCCTGCTCGCAGCATTGCTGGCACTCGCCCTGACCTCTGCCAACTCGCCGAACTGGTTCGCGTTGATCGCCGATGTCAACCCGCCCGAGCACCGGGGCACCGTGTACAGCCTCGGCAACCTGGTCAACGGGGTCGGCCGGGCCGCCGGCAACGGGCTGGTCGGGGTGGCGTTCCACGGGCTGCGGGCGGCCTTTCCGCCGCCGTTGAACTACGCGGTCGGGCTCGCCGCCTTCCAGCTGTTCTTCGTACCGACCGGGATCATGTACTGGCTCGCCGCGCGTAGCTCCCCGCGCGACATCGCCGCCGTGCGCGTCCTGTTGCGCATTCGCGCCAAGCGAATGTCGTAG
- a CDS encoding LacI family DNA-binding transcriptional regulator has protein sequence MTRIDDVARLAGVSTATVSRALRGLPTVSAATRHRVLAAAEQLQYTVSPNASRLAGGRTGTVAVVVPRITRWFFGVVVETVEDFLHRGGYDLLLHNLGGRERTRQRVLRTADLHKRVDGIILAATPLRAPELAFLSALDLPGVIVSSGTNVPGWPCVRIDDVAAARTATRHLLDLGHQRVAHISGDPDDELAFTAHLDRRRGYREALRSAGIRPDPSLDIESRFDVDGGIRATEELLRRGDPPTAIFAACDEMAMGALTALRDAGLRVPDDVSVIGIDNHYLAGVLGLTTVAQSPTDQGLIAAKTLLGALTGRPADPLRAADGPVVLPTRLVVRETTAPPRTPESAAR, from the coding sequence GTGACACGAATCGACGACGTTGCCCGGCTGGCCGGAGTCTCGACCGCCACTGTCTCCCGGGCGCTGCGCGGGCTCCCGACAGTCTCGGCGGCGACGCGGCACCGGGTTCTAGCCGCCGCCGAACAACTCCAGTACACCGTCTCACCGAACGCGTCGCGGCTGGCCGGCGGGCGTACCGGCACGGTCGCCGTGGTCGTTCCCCGGATCACCCGTTGGTTCTTCGGAGTCGTCGTCGAGACGGTCGAGGACTTCCTCCACCGAGGCGGCTACGACCTGCTGCTGCACAATCTCGGCGGGCGGGAGCGGACCCGACAGCGGGTGCTGCGTACCGCCGACCTACACAAGCGGGTCGACGGAATCATCCTGGCGGCCACCCCACTGCGGGCACCCGAGCTGGCCTTCCTGTCTGCGCTGGACCTGCCCGGGGTCATCGTCAGCTCCGGCACGAACGTGCCCGGCTGGCCGTGCGTACGCATCGACGACGTCGCCGCCGCGCGGACCGCCACTCGCCACCTACTCGACCTCGGACACCAGCGGGTCGCGCACATCTCCGGCGACCCCGACGACGAACTCGCGTTCACCGCCCACCTGGACCGGCGGCGCGGCTACCGGGAGGCGCTGCGCTCGGCGGGCATCCGACCCGACCCGAGTCTCGACATCGAATCCCGGTTCGACGTCGACGGCGGTATCCGAGCCACCGAGGAGTTACTGCGTCGGGGCGACCCTCCCACCGCGATCTTCGCCGCCTGCGACGAGATGGCGATGGGGGCACTGACCGCGCTGCGGGACGCCGGGCTGCGGGTGCCGGACGACGTGAGCGTGATCGGCATCGACAACCACTACCTGGCGGGTGTGCTCGGACTGACCACCGTCGCCCAGTCCCCGACCGACCAGGGGCTGATCGCCGCGAAGACCCTGCTCGGTGCACTGACCGGTCGGCCTGCCGACCCACTTCGCGCCGCGGACGGGCCGGTGGTCCTGCCCACCCGGCTGGTCGTCCGGGAAACGACCGCGCCGCCACGAACGCCGGAGTCCGCCGCCCGATGA
- a CDS encoding carbohydrate ABC transporter permease, producing the protein MTVTTTTPALAGTETQPTTVAGRVRKRLNTRWGTAASILIAIVWTIPTFGLLVSSFRPEDQIKTTGWWTFFSDPQLTLENYEQVLFGRSSSAGQLASYFVNSIVITLPSVLFPLAFAALAAYALAWINFRGRDWIYIGIFTLQIVPLQMALVPLLSFFSQGISVSGVDLLPAWNLDDEQRFIQVWFAHTCFALPLGVFLLHNFVSQLPRDLMEAARVDGATHPKIFRTIVLPLITPALAAYGIFQFLWVWNDLLVALIFAGGGDETAPLTVRLAELAGTRGNEWQRLTAGAFVAIVVPLLVFLSLQRYFVRGLLAGSVKG; encoded by the coding sequence ATGACCGTGACCACGACCACCCCCGCGCTGGCCGGAACCGAGACACAGCCGACGACCGTCGCTGGCCGCGTCCGCAAGCGGCTCAACACCCGGTGGGGCACTGCCGCATCGATTCTGATCGCGATTGTCTGGACGATTCCGACCTTCGGGCTCCTCGTCTCCTCGTTCCGACCCGAGGACCAGATCAAAACGACCGGCTGGTGGACCTTCTTCTCCGATCCGCAGCTGACGCTGGAGAACTACGAGCAGGTGCTCTTCGGCCGCTCCTCATCGGCCGGCCAGCTGGCCAGCTACTTTGTCAACTCGATCGTCATCACGCTGCCGTCCGTGCTGTTCCCGTTGGCCTTCGCCGCGCTGGCCGCGTACGCGCTGGCGTGGATCAACTTCCGAGGTCGGGACTGGATCTACATCGGCATCTTCACGTTACAGATCGTGCCGCTACAGATGGCCCTGGTCCCACTGCTCAGCTTCTTCTCACAGGGAATCAGTGTCAGCGGTGTTGATCTGCTGCCCGCCTGGAACCTCGACGACGAGCAACGGTTCATCCAGGTCTGGTTCGCCCACACCTGCTTTGCCCTACCCCTGGGTGTCTTCCTGCTGCACAACTTCGTGTCCCAGCTGCCCCGAGACCTGATGGAAGCGGCCCGGGTGGACGGAGCCACCCACCCGAAGATCTTCCGCACGATCGTACTGCCGCTGATCACCCCAGCGCTCGCCGCGTACGGCATCTTCCAGTTCCTCTGGGTCTGGAACGACCTACTGGTCGCGTTGATCTTCGCGGGTGGCGGCGACGAAACCGCTCCGCTCACCGTACGGCTCGCCGAGTTGGCCGGCACCCGGGGCAACGAGTGGCAACGTCTCACAGCCGGTGCGTTCGTCGCGATCGTGGTGCCGCTGCTCGTCTTCCTGTCGTTGCAGCGCTACTTCGTCCGCGGGCTGCTCGCCGGCAGCGTCAAGGGGTGA
- a CDS encoding carbohydrate ABC transporter permease produces the protein MNFDFADEAPKLAMLLYGVVAFVAVVGGLLLLLDAVPARLARRREARLAAAVAAGKVIEPGRRRPRDGLFALFFLLPTVLMLGIGLVVPAIRTLVLSFKNGDSTEWVGLRNYGWMFDRPEIVDILVNTALWVLLVPLLATCIGLIYAVLIDRARLEALAKSLIFLPMAISFVGAGIIWKFVYAFRPAEADQIGLLNQVWVWLGGEPQQWLTNSPLNTLLLIVVMIWIQAGFAMVVLSAAIKAIPTDMIEAARIDGVNAWQLFWRITVPGIRPALIVVVVTISIATLKLFDIVRTMTNGNFNTNVIATEMYNQAFRYGQTGQGSALAVVLFVLVIPIVIYQVRNLRRQREV, from the coding sequence ATGAACTTCGACTTCGCCGACGAGGCGCCGAAACTCGCCATGCTGTTGTACGGGGTGGTCGCCTTCGTGGCGGTGGTGGGTGGACTCCTGCTACTGCTCGACGCCGTCCCCGCGCGGCTCGCCCGCCGTCGGGAGGCCCGGCTCGCCGCGGCCGTCGCCGCCGGGAAAGTGATCGAACCGGGCCGACGCCGGCCCCGCGACGGACTGTTCGCTCTCTTCTTCCTGCTGCCCACTGTCCTGATGCTCGGCATCGGACTCGTCGTTCCCGCGATCCGTACCCTCGTGCTGTCGTTCAAGAACGGCGACAGCACGGAGTGGGTCGGCCTGCGCAACTACGGCTGGATGTTCGACCGACCCGAGATCGTCGACATCCTGGTGAACACCGCCCTCTGGGTGTTGCTGGTGCCGCTGCTGGCCACCTGCATCGGTCTGATCTACGCGGTGCTCATCGACCGGGCCCGCCTGGAGGCACTGGCCAAGTCTCTGATCTTCCTCCCGATGGCAATCTCGTTCGTCGGCGCCGGAATCATCTGGAAGTTCGTCTACGCGTTTCGGCCCGCGGAGGCAGACCAGATCGGCCTACTCAACCAGGTCTGGGTGTGGCTCGGTGGCGAGCCGCAGCAGTGGCTGACGAACTCTCCACTGAACACCCTGCTGCTGATCGTGGTGATGATCTGGATCCAGGCCGGCTTCGCCATGGTGGTGCTCTCGGCCGCCATCAAGGCCATTCCCACCGACATGATCGAGGCCGCCCGAATCGACGGCGTGAACGCCTGGCAGCTGTTCTGGCGGATCACCGTGCCCGGCATCCGGCCCGCACTGATCGTGGTGGTGGTGACCATCTCGATCGCCACACTGAAGCTCTTCGACATCGTCCGCACGATGACGAACGGCAACTTCAACACGAACGTGATCGCGACCGAGATGTACAACCAGGCGTTCCGGTACGGGCAGACCGGACAGGGCTCGGCACTCGCCGTCGTCCTGTTCGTCCTGGTCATTCCAATCGTCATCTACCAGGTACGCAACCTACGTCGGCAGCGGGAGGTATGA
- a CDS encoding ABC transporter substrate-binding protein: protein MAVFARPRQALVIAGALGLAISATACGTGDNDGSGKADSPECAAYQKYQGHGGAEVSIYASIRDAEADLLEQSWEQFAECTGIEIDYEGSGEFEAQLQVRVDGGNAPDIAFVPQPGLLSRFAQAGKLKPASAETKAMAEENYAADWLKYSTVAGQFYGAPLGSNVKSFVWYSPKMFQEQGWTVPTTWDDLIKLSDSAAAGGIKPWCVGIESGDATGWPATDWIEDVLLRTQTPEVYDQWTTHGMPFNDQRVVDAVDRAGTILRNEKYVNGGYGGVKSIATTSFQEGGLPILQGECALHRQASFYANQWPADSRVAEDGDVFAFYFPAIDPSKGKPVLGGGEFTVAFDDRPEVQAVQTYLASGEYANSRAKLGNWVSANRKLDVANVANPIDKLSVEILQDESTVFRFDGSDLMPAAVGAGTFWKEMVSWISGKDTKAALDAIESSWPR, encoded by the coding sequence ATGGCGGTCTTCGCCAGACCACGCCAAGCCCTCGTGATCGCTGGCGCGCTCGGCCTGGCCATCAGCGCCACCGCCTGCGGTACCGGCGACAACGACGGCAGCGGAAAGGCCGATTCCCCGGAATGCGCGGCATACCAGAAGTATCAGGGCCACGGCGGCGCCGAGGTCTCCATCTACGCGTCCATTCGTGACGCGGAGGCAGACCTGCTCGAACAGTCGTGGGAGCAGTTCGCGGAATGCACCGGCATCGAGATCGACTACGAGGGCAGCGGCGAGTTCGAGGCGCAGCTCCAGGTGCGGGTCGACGGCGGCAACGCACCGGACATCGCCTTCGTTCCGCAGCCGGGCCTGCTGAGCCGATTCGCGCAGGCCGGCAAGCTCAAGCCGGCCTCGGCCGAGACCAAGGCGATGGCCGAGGAAAACTACGCCGCCGACTGGCTGAAATACAGCACCGTCGCGGGACAGTTTTACGGCGCTCCGCTGGGGTCGAACGTCAAGTCGTTCGTCTGGTACTCGCCAAAGATGTTCCAGGAGCAGGGTTGGACCGTCCCGACCACCTGGGACGACCTGATCAAACTCAGCGACTCGGCCGCGGCTGGCGGCATCAAGCCATGGTGTGTCGGCATCGAGTCCGGTGACGCCACCGGCTGGCCGGCCACCGACTGGATCGAGGACGTGCTGCTGCGGACGCAGACCCCCGAGGTCTACGACCAGTGGACCACGCACGGCATGCCGTTCAACGACCAGCGTGTGGTGGACGCGGTCGACCGTGCCGGCACCATCCTGCGAAACGAGAAGTACGTCAACGGCGGCTACGGCGGCGTGAAGAGCATCGCCACCACGTCGTTCCAGGAGGGCGGTCTGCCGATCCTCCAGGGTGAGTGCGCCCTGCACCGGCAGGCGTCCTTCTACGCCAACCAGTGGCCCGCGGACAGCCGGGTGGCCGAGGACGGCGACGTCTTTGCGTTCTACTTCCCGGCCATCGACCCGTCGAAGGGCAAGCCGGTGTTGGGAGGCGGCGAGTTCACCGTCGCTTTCGACGACCGCCCCGAGGTCCAGGCGGTACAGACGTACCTCGCCTCCGGCGAGTACGCCAACAGTCGGGCCAAGCTGGGCAACTGGGTGTCGGCGAACAGGAAGCTCGACGTGGCCAACGTCGCGAACCCGATCGACAAGCTGTCGGTCGAGATCCTTCAGGACGAGAGCACGGTCTTCCGCTTCGATGGTTCCGACCTGATGCCCGCCGCCGTCGGCGCCGGGACATTCTGGAAGGAGATGGTGTCCTGGATCAGCGGCAAGGACACCAAGGCGGCCCTGGACGCCATCGAGAGTTCCTGGCCCCGCTGA
- a CDS encoding TspO/MBR family protein, translating to MGSTSSADGGGPGPARGSHTARGADPAGGRRRWWALPGFGMAVLVAAAIGGLGVRDANAAYVGLEQPSWAPPAWVFGPVWTVLYAMIAVSGWLAWRRSGFGPALWVWATQLGLNAVWSPLFFGAGQYGLAFADIVLLWLAIAGTVLAFHRISRAAAALMLPYWAWVTYAGALNLVIWQLNT from the coding sequence GTGGGGTCAACGTCATCAGCTGACGGGGGCGGCCCAGGCCCTGCCCGGGGAAGCCACACCGCGCGCGGCGCCGACCCGGCCGGTGGCCGGCGCCGGTGGTGGGCCCTGCCCGGCTTCGGCATGGCCGTTCTCGTCGCTGCCGCGATCGGTGGGTTGGGAGTTCGCGACGCCAACGCCGCGTACGTCGGCCTCGAACAACCGTCCTGGGCGCCCCCGGCCTGGGTGTTCGGCCCGGTCTGGACGGTGCTCTACGCCATGATCGCGGTGTCCGGATGGCTGGCCTGGCGGCGGAGCGGCTTCGGGCCAGCCCTGTGGGTATGGGCCACGCAGCTGGGACTGAACGCGGTGTGGAGCCCACTGTTCTTCGGCGCAGGTCAGTACGGGCTGGCGTTCGCCGACATCGTCCTGTTGTGGTTGGCGATCGCCGGGACCGTCCTGGCCTTCCACCGGATCTCCCGGGCCGCGGCGGCGCTGATGCTGCCGTACTGGGCCTGGGTCACCTATGCCGGCGCCCTCAATCTGGTCATCTGGCAGCTCAACACCTGA
- a CDS encoding GPGG-motif small membrane protein, translated as MELILWILAVVLVVAGILALFRQQILWGIVLIVAGLLVGPGGVNVIS; from the coding sequence GTGGAACTGATTCTCTGGATACTCGCCGTCGTACTGGTGGTCGCCGGCATTCTCGCCCTGTTCCGGCAGCAGATTCTGTGGGGGATCGTCCTCATCGTCGCCGGCCTGTTGGTCGGACCAGGTGGGGTCAACGTCATCAGCTGA
- a CDS encoding metallophosphoesterase family protein has translation MVIRIAAVGDVHLDEDVVGRFRPALEEVADYADVLLLAGDLTRHGTEAEARCVAREFGGLGVPVVTVLGNHEYQCDEVPQVVRVLEAAGITVLEGTGVVMDFPGGRLGVAGVKGFGGGFAGRCASDFGEPEMKAFVRTTAESADALEAALHSLDCDLLVALTHYAPVPDTLAGEPPEIYAFLGCYQLGQAIDSAPTALALHGHAHHGTERGTTPGGVRVRNVAHPVIKQAYSIFHLGDHLDQGEVSRKDSSGTKPAWN, from the coding sequence ATGGTGATCCGGATCGCCGCCGTGGGTGACGTGCATCTGGACGAGGACGTGGTCGGCCGCTTCCGACCGGCCCTCGAGGAGGTGGCGGACTACGCCGACGTGCTGCTACTCGCCGGCGACCTGACCCGGCACGGCACCGAGGCGGAGGCGCGGTGTGTGGCACGCGAGTTCGGCGGCCTCGGCGTACCGGTGGTGACCGTACTCGGCAACCATGAGTACCAGTGTGACGAGGTGCCACAGGTGGTGCGGGTTCTCGAGGCCGCCGGGATCACCGTACTGGAGGGCACCGGAGTGGTGATGGACTTCCCGGGCGGCCGGCTCGGCGTCGCCGGGGTGAAGGGGTTCGGCGGCGGGTTCGCCGGGCGGTGCGCCAGCGACTTCGGTGAACCGGAGATGAAAGCGTTCGTGCGGACCACCGCCGAGAGCGCGGACGCGCTCGAGGCCGCCCTGCACTCACTCGACTGCGACCTGCTGGTGGCACTGACCCACTACGCCCCGGTGCCGGACACGCTCGCCGGCGAGCCGCCGGAGATCTATGCCTTCCTCGGCTGCTACCAGTTGGGCCAGGCGATCGACTCGGCGCCTACCGCACTCGCCCTGCACGGACACGCCCACCACGGGACCGAACGGGGTACGACACCCGGCGGAGTACGCGTCCGCAACGTGGCACACCCGGTGATCAAGCAGGCGTACAGCATCTTCCATCTGGGCGATCATCTCGATCAGGGTGAGGTTTCCCGGAAGGACAGCTCGGGTACCAAGCCGGCGTGGAACTGA
- a CDS encoding nucleotidyltransferase family protein, with product MVERRAETLVHTLKKVAAALKQGEIPFALGGSFAVWAHGGHSSEHDVDFLIREVDVDRALEALVAAGFIAERPPEDWLVKVVDDDRVVDLIHRPVETPVTDTTFAETIVRPIDSIHMPVLSATQLMVHKLLSFSQHYCDFTRGLPLARSLREQIDWERVCRDTRHSPYAEAFLVLLDRLEVVAYAGTPEGKGTP from the coding sequence ATGGTCGAGCGCCGGGCCGAGACCCTGGTGCACACGTTGAAGAAGGTCGCCGCCGCGCTCAAACAGGGAGAGATCCCCTTCGCGCTCGGCGGCAGCTTCGCGGTGTGGGCGCACGGCGGCCACTCCAGCGAGCACGACGTCGACTTCCTCATCCGCGAGGTTGATGTTGACCGCGCCCTGGAGGCGCTGGTCGCGGCTGGCTTCATCGCCGAGCGCCCGCCCGAGGACTGGCTGGTCAAGGTCGTTGACGACGATCGGGTGGTCGACCTGATCCACCGACCGGTCGAGACCCCGGTGACCGACACGACCTTCGCCGAAACGATCGTCCGGCCGATCGACTCGATCCACATGCCGGTGCTCTCCGCGACCCAGCTGATGGTGCACAAGCTGCTCAGCTTCTCGCAGCACTACTGCGACTTCACCCGGGGCCTGCCACTTGCCCGCTCGTTGCGCGAGCAGATCGACTGGGAACGGGTATGCAGGGACACGCGCCACTCGCCGTACGCCGAGGCGTTCCTGGTGCTGCTGGACCGGCTCGAGGTGGTGGCATACGCCGGCACCCCGGAGGGGAAGGGGACACCGTGA
- a CDS encoding dTMP kinase produces the protein MAKSKEARRAGARLRTIALIGIDGSGKTTQARRLAAALTGAGLPATYHRNAGGRRFLGRVARRLGRPDPQRLLGRTGLLVAESVLRWLAIAAARLSRLLTGRVAVMDRYSACQYASIRAHGGHRWERLARLGYRVFPRPQVTFLLTVDPAEAYRRIERRGTDHESMRYLTAADRAYRTLPEHHTFVVVDASGPADEVSRRIRDHVDGWLGVARAAGLPQAPERDRVPERDRAPVRV, from the coding sequence GTGGCCAAATCGAAGGAGGCGCGACGGGCTGGGGCCAGGTTGCGCACCATCGCCCTGATCGGCATCGACGGCTCGGGTAAGACGACTCAGGCGCGCCGGCTCGCCGCCGCGTTGACCGGGGCAGGGCTGCCCGCCACCTACCACCGCAACGCCGGCGGTCGGCGCTTCCTGGGCCGAGTAGCACGGCGGCTGGGTCGGCCGGACCCGCAGCGGTTGCTCGGGCGCACCGGCCTGTTGGTCGCGGAGTCGGTGTTGCGCTGGCTTGCCATTGCCGCCGCCCGGCTGAGCCGCCTGCTGACTGGCCGGGTCGCGGTGATGGACCGCTACTCCGCCTGCCAGTACGCGAGCATCCGGGCGCACGGCGGCCACCGCTGGGAGCGGCTGGCCCGGTTGGGCTACCGAGTTTTTCCTCGGCCGCAGGTGACGTTCCTGCTGACCGTCGATCCCGCCGAGGCGTACCGGCGGATCGAGCGGCGCGGCACCGACCACGAGAGCATGCGGTACCTGACCGCGGCCGATCGCGCGTACCGGACATTGCCGGAACACCACACGTTCGTCGTGGTGGACGCAAGCGGTCCGGCGGACGAGGTGAGCCGGCGGATTCGGGACCATGTGGACGGTTGGTTGGGGGTGGCGCGGGCGGCCGGGCTGCCCCAGGCGCCGGAGCGGGACCGGGTGCCGGAGCGGGACCGGGCGCCGGTGCGCGTGTGA
- a CDS encoding MurR/RpiR family transcriptional regulator, with the protein MVNSSKVSAESVPSGLIVHIGGLLPSLSPAEQRVARLVVAEPAAVARRTITDLATAAETSEATVIRFCRSVGMDGYPQLRIRLAAEAARLVEPSDTRVVGGDIPPGADLAQIIATIAFNDARAVEETAEQLDPAICEQVIDAITVAGRIDMYGAGASGFVASDFQQKLHRIGRTVFYFPDVHSALTSAALLGRGDMAVGISHTGTTSDVIEVLEQARARGATTVALTNYPRSPIAEVADLLLTTAARETTYRSGAMASRLAQLTVVDCLFVGVAARNRTQAREALEVTADAVRSHRVGSARRRA; encoded by the coding sequence GTGGTCAATAGTTCGAAGGTTTCCGCTGAGAGCGTGCCCAGTGGGTTGATTGTCCACATCGGTGGGCTTCTACCCTCACTGTCCCCGGCTGAGCAGCGGGTCGCCCGACTGGTGGTGGCAGAGCCGGCGGCTGTGGCCCGCCGGACGATCACCGACCTCGCCACCGCCGCGGAGACCTCGGAGGCGACCGTCATCCGATTCTGCCGCTCCGTCGGCATGGACGGCTATCCGCAGCTACGGATCCGGCTCGCCGCCGAGGCTGCCCGTCTGGTCGAGCCGTCGGATACCCGCGTCGTCGGCGGCGACATCCCACCCGGAGCCGATCTCGCACAGATCATCGCCACCATCGCGTTCAACGACGCCCGCGCCGTCGAGGAGACGGCTGAGCAGCTCGACCCGGCGATCTGCGAGCAGGTTATCGACGCGATCACGGTCGCTGGCCGAATCGATATGTACGGGGCTGGCGCGAGCGGCTTTGTCGCCTCCGACTTCCAGCAGAAGTTGCATCGGATCGGCCGGACCGTCTTCTACTTCCCGGACGTGCACAGTGCCCTGACCTCGGCCGCGTTGCTGGGCCGGGGCGACATGGCCGTCGGGATCTCGCACACCGGCACCACGTCCGACGTGATCGAGGTGTTGGAGCAGGCCCGCGCTCGCGGCGCGACCACTGTCGCGTTGACCAATTATCCGCGTTCGCCCATCGCCGAGGTCGCCGACCTCCTGCTCACCACGGCCGCCCGCGAGACCACCTACCGTTCGGGAGCGATGGCCAGTCGGCTGGCCCAGCTCACCGTGGTCGACTGCCTCTTCGTCGGAGTGGCCGCGCGCAACCGGACCCAGGCCCGCGAGGCGCTGGAGGTGACGGCCGACGCGGTCCGGTCGCACCGCGTCGGCTCGGCGCGGAGGCGGGCATGA
- a CDS encoding sigma-70 family RNA polymerase sigma factor, whose product MARNRATGASEGTVGNVDKNIGMRTDEVAEERDLVGVYLHEISRTPLLDAATEVDLSKAIEAGLYAEHLLDEDRVPAGVERAELQRLVAEGERAKDLFIRANLRLVVSIARRYVRSGMPMLDLIQEGNTGLVRAVEKFDYERGFKFSTYATWWIRQAISRAIAQQERTVRLPVHLVEDVNRMRNVARQLTRELGSDPEPEQIATALGVSVERVNELVRWSQDTVSLDTPVGDDGDTNLGDLVADSDAPSPEEIVLTGLERQRIEGLLSHLDDRSAGIMRARYGLEDGREHSLTEVASRFSLSRERIRQLEIQALGRLRELARAEGLQAA is encoded by the coding sequence ATGGCAAGGAACCGGGCAACCGGCGCGAGCGAGGGGACCGTGGGCAACGTGGACAAGAATATCGGCATGCGGACCGACGAGGTCGCCGAGGAGCGCGACCTGGTCGGCGTCTACCTTCACGAGATCTCCCGGACGCCGCTGCTGGACGCCGCCACGGAGGTCGATCTTTCCAAGGCTATCGAGGCCGGACTCTACGCCGAGCACCTGCTCGACGAGGACCGCGTCCCGGCCGGTGTCGAGCGAGCGGAACTCCAGCGGCTGGTCGCTGAGGGTGAGCGGGCCAAGGATCTGTTCATCCGAGCCAACCTGCGACTGGTCGTGTCGATCGCCCGGCGGTACGTCCGTTCCGGGATGCCCATGCTGGATCTGATCCAGGAGGGCAACACCGGTCTGGTCCGGGCGGTCGAGAAGTTCGACTACGAGCGCGGCTTCAAGTTCTCCACCTACGCGACTTGGTGGATCCGTCAGGCGATCAGCCGGGCGATCGCCCAGCAGGAGCGCACCGTGCGGTTGCCGGTGCACCTGGTGGAGGATGTCAACCGGATGCGGAATGTGGCCCGGCAGCTCACCCGGGAGCTTGGCAGCGACCCCGAGCCGGAGCAGATTGCGACGGCGCTCGGCGTCAGCGTCGAGCGGGTCAACGAGTTGGTCCGCTGGTCGCAGGACACCGTGTCGTTGGACACACCGGTCGGCGACGACGGCGACACCAACCTGGGGGACTTGGTCGCCGACAGCGATGCGCCGTCACCGGAGGAGATTGTCCTCACTGGCCTGGAGCGGCAGCGCATCGAGGGCCTGCTCAGTCACCTCGACGACCGGTCGGCCGGCATCATGCGGGCCCGGTACGGCCTCGAGGACGGCCGGGAGCACTCGCTGACCGAGGTGGCCTCACGCTTCTCGCTCTCCCGGGAACGGATCCGACAGCTGGAGATCCAGGCACTCGGCCGGCTGCGCGAGCTGGCTCGTGCCGAAGGGCTTCAGGCAGCCTGA